Proteins encoded within one genomic window of Triticum aestivum cultivar Chinese Spring chromosome 2D, IWGSC CS RefSeq v2.1, whole genome shotgun sequence:
- the LOC123048367 gene encoding uncharacterized protein: MTCASHAVIFLVFSNLAIAMGATPPPLAPYVGKCTSSCEEELNLSLYLHQVVSGAAHNQEVILSPGFANSFGVMAVNDWTMHATNDSTASIIARAKGMHIQATQTQANGYAWFLPFNMVFEDSSFRGSTLQVMGIVNDANGEWAIVGGTGNLSMARGTVKFTTVQSSPNIESYKKIDIHAFYTTQPTV, from the exons ATGACCTGTGCTAGCCATGCCGTGATTTTCCTCGTCTTCTCAAATTTGGCCATAGCCATGGGCGCCACCCCTCCTCCCTTAGCACCTTACGTAGGGAAGTGTACGAGTAGTTGTGAGGAAGAGCTGAATCTATCTTTGTACCTGCACCAAGTTGTCAGTGGAGCAGCCCACAACCAAGAAGTAATTCTGAGCCCCGGCTTTGCTAATTCGTTTGGTGTGATGGCAGTTAATGACTGGACTATGCATGCCACCAATGATTCCACTGCAAGTATCATTGCTCGGGCAAAGGGAATGCATATCCAGGCTACCCAAACCCAGGCCAATGGCTATGCTTGGTTTCTTCCGTTCAACATGGTCTTTGAGGACTCCAG CTTTCGCGGGTCGACATTGCAAGTGATGGGGATAGTCAATGATGCGAATGGTGAGTGGGCTATTGTGGGTGGCACTGGAAATCTGTCCATGGCGCGTGGTACCGTGAAGTTCACCACAGTCCAGAGCAGCCCAAACATTGAGAGCTACAAAAAAATTGATATCCATGCATTCTACACAACCCAGCCGACC GTTTAA